A genomic segment from Neodiprion lecontei isolate iyNeoLeco1 chromosome 1, iyNeoLeco1.1, whole genome shotgun sequence encodes:
- the LOC107224992 gene encoding protein artichoke, which translates to MSRKRSLLRLDICIWKRYSPISIIEPCLVTKENKIIVTTTIHRTSHEIFVLGRSSQIAKKRVWNMDRKIIFSTLLHVLGTVCHSSSADTPENALVPRTEIVENGRLAENWSDKLPHSTEDVDLSGLGLETVKLTTFAKFDELNAVNLSSNKLSSTSEIAIAVERVKPLTLDLSHNNLGLTIYRENTLLLFDAIKYFWSINLSHNRVHGLEIDFDVVHLNLSNNEIKCHNRIKRHRFHSDEIYVATLDLSHNLINCQSKLFSVHISKLDMSYNKLDGIGPELFEGLRGLVELNITHNNIRYIHPRAFVNKTYMTKLNLHSNHLRNVYSLVFRSTYSLRFVDLSANRLTYTHWYDAYPQLENTSSTEVGVYVFDDNHKRYPFITEDIN; encoded by the exons CATTTGCATATGGAAACGTTACAGTCCGATTTCAATTATCGAACCTTGCCTTGTCACaaaggaaaacaaaatcaTTGTAACGACGACGATTCACCGAACAAGTCACGAAATTTTTGTACTCGGTCGTTCTTCGCAAATCGCTAAAAAGAG GGTCTGGAACATGGAccgcaaaataattttttcaacgttgtTACACGTTCTGGGGACCGTTTGTCACTCATCTTCGGCGGATACACCGGAAAATGCACTTGTCCCCAGGACTGAGATCGTGGAGAACGGCAGGCTCGCGGAGAACTGGAGCGACAAATTACCGCATTCTACGGAAGACGTAGATCTGAGCGGTCTGGGTTTAGAAACAGTGAAGCTGACCACGTTCGCAAAATTCGATGAATTGAACGCCGTCAATTTATCATCTAACAAATTGTCGTCAACTAGTGAAATAGCGATCGCAGTTGAGCGCGTGAAGCCGCTTACTTTGGACTTATCACACAACAACTTGGGCCTCACAATATACAGAGAAAACACGCTGCTCTTATTCGACGCGATAAAGTACTTTTGGTCCATCAACTTGTCGCACAATCGCGTACACGGACTTGAGATCGACTTCGACGTGGTTCACCTGAATTTGTCGAACAACGAGATTAAGTGCCACAACAGAATTAAACGACATCGTTTTCACAGCGATGAGATTTACGTCGCGACTTTGGACCTTTCCCACAACTTGATCAATTGTCAGTCAAAGCTTTTCTCCGTGCACATCAGCAAGCTCGACATGTCGTACAACAAACTCGATGGCATAGGGCCGGAACTTTTCGAGGGACTTAGAGGCTTGGTTGAACTAAATATTACCCACAACAATATTCGATATATTCATCCACGGGCCTTCGTGAACAAAACGTACATGACCAAGTTGAATCTACACTCGAATCATTTGAGAAACGTCTACAGTCTAGTTTTCCGTTCAACTTACAGTCTGAGGTTCGTCGATTTGTCGGCAAACAGGCTGACTTACACCCATTGGTACGATGCATACCCACAACTTGAAAATACATCATCCACGGAAGTCGGGGTTTACGTTTTCGACGATAACCATAAGCGATATCCGTTCATTACCGAAGATATAAATTAA